From the Thamnophis elegans isolate rThaEle1 chromosome 11, rThaEle1.pri, whole genome shotgun sequence genome, one window contains:
- the LOC116514780 gene encoding BTB/POZ domain-containing protein KCTD12-like gives MALADSARGLPNGGGGGGGGARSGVARAPTASELTSSPSSESIPEIVELNVGGQVYVTRRGTVLSVRGSLLWRLFSQQEPADLPRDAKGRFFLDRDGFLFRYVLDYLRDQELVLPEGFPERNRLRREAEYFQLPELVRRLAASGSSPGPPRFSGLLRDSSVCAEEPPSGLGYLEADFTETPASAASPTSGRSPSGPPPMLATSLSLDAGGGVAGGRRSGYITIGYRGSYTIGRDAQADAKFRRVARITVCGKTALAKEVFGETLNESRDPDRPPERYTARYYLKFNFLEQAFDRLSEAGFRMAACSSTGTCAFGPEQGGPAEDKIWTSYTEYVFCRE, from the coding sequence ATGGCCTTAGCCGACAGTGCCCGGGGGCTCCCCAACGGcgggggaggcggcggcggcggcgcccggAGCGGCGTCGCTCGAGCCCCAACGGCCTCTGAGCTGACCTCGTCCCCGTCGTCGGAGTCCATCCCGGAGATCGTGGAGCTGAACGTGGGCGGGCAGGTGTACGTGACCCGCCGAGGGACGGTGCTGTCGGTGCGCGGCTCGCTTCTGTGGCGCCTCTTCTCCCAGCAGGAGCCGGCCGACCTGCCCCGCGACGCCAAAGGCCGCTTCTTTCTCGATCGCGACGGCTTCCTCTTCCGCTACGTCCTGGACTACCTGCGCGACCAGGAGCTGGTGCTGCCCGAGGGCTTCCCGGAGCGCAACCGCCTGCGCCGCGAGGCCGAGTACTTCCAGCTGCCCGAGCTGGTGCGCCGTCTGGCCGCCTCGGGTTCCTCCCCGGGCCCGCCGCGCTTCTCCGGGCTGCTGCGCGACTCTTCGGTCTGCGCCGAGGAGCCGCCGTCGGGGCTGGGCTACTTAGAAGCGGACTTCACCGAGACGCCGGCCTCGGCCGCCTCGCCGACTTCAGGCCGCAGCCCGTCGGGGCCTCCGCCGATGCTGGCGACCTCGCTCTCCCTGGACGCCGGCGGGGGCGTCGCGGGCGGACGCCGCTCGGGCTACATCACCATCGGCTACCGGGGCTCCTACACCATCGGTCGGGACGCGCAAGCCGATGCCAAGTTCCGACGGGTGGCGCGCATCACGGTCTGCGGCAAGACGGCGCTGGCCAAAGAAGTCTTCGGCGAGACGTTGAACGAGAGCCGCGACCCAGACCGGCCCCCCGAGCGTTACACGGCCCGCTACTacctcaagttcaacttcttgGAGCAGGCCTTCGACCGGCTGAGCGAAGCCGGCTTCCGCATGGCCGCCTGCTCCTCCACGGGCACCTGCGCCTTCGGGCCCGAGCAAGGCGGCCCCGCCGAAGACAAGATCTGGACCAGCTACACCGAGTACGTCTTCTGCCGCGAGTGA
- the LOC116514781 gene encoding LOW QUALITY PROTEIN: BTB/POZ domain-containing protein KCTD12-like (The sequence of the model RefSeq protein was modified relative to this genomic sequence to represent the inferred CDS: inserted 1 base in 1 codon; deleted 2 bases in 1 codon), with the protein MALADSARGLPNGGSGGGARSGVARAPTASELTSSPSSESIPEIVELNVGGQVYVTRRGTVLSVRGSLLWRXFSQQEPAADLPRDAKGRFFLDRDGFLFRYVLDYLRDQELVLPEGFPERNRLRREAEYFQLPELVRRLAASGSSPGPPRFSGLLRDSSVCAEEPPSGLGYLEADFTETPASAASPTSGRSPSGPPPMLATSLSLDAGGGVAGGRRSGYITIGYRGSYTIGRDAQADAKFRRVARITVCGKTALAKEVFGETLNESRDPDRPPERYTARYYLKFNFLEQAFDRLSEAGFRMAACSSTGTCAFGPEQGGPAEDKIWTSYTEYVFCRE; encoded by the exons ATGGCCTTAGCCGACAGTGCCCGGGGGCTCCCGAACGGCGGG AGCGGCGGCGGTGCCCGGAGCGGCGTCGCTCGAGCCCCAACGGCCTCTGAGCTGACCTCGTCCCCGTCGTCGGAGTCCATCCCGGAGATCGTGGAGCTGAACGTGGGCGGGCAGGTGTACGTGACCCGCCGAGGGACGGTGCTGTCGGTGCGCGGCTCGCTTCTGTGGC TCTTCTCCCAGCAGGAGCCGGCCGCCGACCTGCCCCGCGACGCCAAAGGCCGCTTCTTTCTCGATCGCGACGGCTTCCTCTTCCGCTACGTCCTGGACTACCTGCGCGACCAGGAGCTGGTGCTGCCCGAGGGCTTCCCGGAGCGCAACCGCCTGCGCCGCGAGGCTGAATACTTCCAGCTGCCCGAGCTGGTGCGCCGTCTGGCCGCCTCGGGTTCCTCCCCGGGCCCGCCGCGCTTCTCCGGGCTGCTGCGCGACTCTTCGGTCTGCGCCGAGGAGCCGCCGTCGGGGCTGGGCTACTTAGAAGCGGACTTCACCGAGACGCCGGCCTCGGCCGCCTCGCCGACTTCAGGCCGCAGCCCGTCGGGGCCTCCGCCGATGCTGGCGACCTCGCTCTCCCTGGACGCCGGCGGGGGCGTCGCGGGCGGACGCCGCTCGGGCTACATCACCATCGGCTACCGGGGCTCCTACACCATCGGTCGGGACGCGCAAGCCGATGCCAAGTTCCGACGGGTGGCGCGCATCACGGTCTGCGGCAAGACGGCGCTGGCCAAAGAAGTCTTCGGCGAGACGTTGAACGAGAGCCGCGACCCAGACCGGCCCCCCGAGCGTTACACGGCCCGCTACTacctcaagttcaacttcttgGAGCAGGCCTTCGACCGGCTGAGCGAAGCCGGCTTCCGCATGGCCGCCTGCTCCTCCACGGGCACCTGCGCCTTCGGGCCCGAGCAAGGCGGCCCCGCCGAAGACAAGATCTGGACCAGCTACACCGAGTACGTCTTCTGCCGCGAGTGA